One part of the Leclercia sp. LSNIH1 genome encodes these proteins:
- the fepC gene encoding iron-enterobactin ABC transporter ATP-binding protein, with the protein MSANLTRLRGDNLTLGYGKKIVAEDLQVAIPDGHFTAIIGPNGCGKSTLLRTLSRLMTPLHGSVYLDGEQIQRFASKEVARRVGLLAQNATTPGDITVQELVARGRYPHQPLFTRWRKEDEAAVTKAMQATGITDLAAQSVDTLSGGQRQRAWIAMVLAQETSIMLLDEPTTWLDISHQIDLLELLSDLNRTQGFTLAAVLHDLNQACRYATHLIALRDGKIVAEGAPKAIVTPDLIERIYGMRCMIIDDPVAGTPLVVPLGRR; encoded by the coding sequence ATGAGTGCCAATCTGACCCGCTTGCGCGGCGACAATCTGACCCTTGGCTACGGTAAGAAAATCGTGGCCGAGGATCTGCAGGTGGCGATCCCCGACGGCCACTTTACCGCCATTATCGGCCCCAACGGCTGCGGAAAATCGACCCTGTTGCGCACCCTGAGCCGCCTGATGACCCCGCTGCACGGCAGCGTTTATCTCGATGGGGAGCAGATCCAGCGCTTTGCCAGCAAAGAGGTGGCGCGCCGGGTCGGGTTGCTGGCGCAAAACGCCACCACGCCGGGGGATATTACCGTCCAGGAGCTGGTGGCGCGCGGGCGCTATCCGCACCAGCCGCTGTTTACCCGCTGGCGTAAAGAGGATGAGGCGGCGGTAACCAAAGCGATGCAGGCCACCGGTATTACCGACCTGGCGGCGCAGAGCGTGGATACCCTCTCCGGCGGGCAGCGCCAGCGGGCGTGGATTGCGATGGTGCTGGCCCAGGAGACGTCGATCATGCTGCTGGATGAGCCGACCACCTGGCTGGATATCAGCCATCAGATCGATCTGCTGGAGCTGCTGAGCGACCTCAACCGCACCCAGGGCTTTACCCTGGCGGCGGTGCTGCACGATCTGAACCAGGCCTGCCGCTATGCCACCCATCTGATTGCCCTGCGCGACGGCAAGATTGTGGCGGAGGGGGCACCGAAAGCGATCGTCACCCCGGATCTGATCGAGCGGATCTACGGGATGCGCTGCATGATCATCGACGACCCGGTGGCGGGCACGCCGCTGGTGGTGCCGCTGGGACGGCGGTAG
- the fepG gene encoding iron-enterobactin ABC transporter permease codes for MAPSRRLVFSCLLLVLVSLAVAIVSLQSGAVTLDMSQVFNALTGSAPRNITMVVTEWRLPRVMMALLVGAALGISGAIFQSLMRNPLGSPDVMGFNTGAWSGVLVAMVLFGQHLTAITLAAMAGGILTSLIVWALAWRDGIETFRLIIIGIGMRAMLMAFNTWLLLQASLETSLSAGLWFAGSLNGLTWAKTLPAAPLILLMFVCALVLVKRMRLLEMGDDSACALGVSVERSRLMLMLVAVVLTAAATAIAGPISFIALVAPHIARRLSGTARWGLTQSALCGSLLLLAADLCARRLFMPYQLPVGVVTVSLGGIYLIVLLVQESRKK; via the coding sequence ATGGCCCCTTCCCGTCGTTTAGTATTCAGCTGCCTGCTGCTGGTGCTGGTGAGTCTCGCCGTGGCGATCGTCAGCCTGCAAAGCGGCGCGGTGACGCTTGATATGAGTCAGGTCTTTAACGCCCTCACCGGCAGCGCGCCGCGCAATATCACCATGGTGGTGACGGAATGGCGACTGCCAAGGGTGATGATGGCCCTGCTGGTCGGCGCAGCGCTGGGGATCAGCGGTGCGATTTTCCAGTCGCTGATGCGTAACCCGCTGGGCAGCCCGGACGTGATGGGCTTTAACACCGGCGCCTGGAGCGGCGTGCTGGTGGCGATGGTGCTGTTTGGTCAGCACCTGACGGCCATTACGCTTGCGGCCATGGCGGGGGGTATTCTCACTTCGCTGATCGTCTGGGCGCTTGCCTGGCGCGACGGGATCGAGACCTTCCGCCTGATCATCATCGGCATCGGCATGCGCGCCATGCTGATGGCCTTTAATACCTGGCTGCTGCTGCAGGCATCGCTGGAGACCTCGCTCTCTGCCGGGCTGTGGTTCGCCGGGTCGCTTAACGGCCTGACGTGGGCCAAAACCCTGCCCGCCGCCCCACTGATCCTGCTGATGTTTGTTTGCGCCCTGGTGCTGGTGAAGCGCATGCGGCTGCTGGAGATGGGCGATGACAGCGCCTGTGCGCTGGGGGTGAGCGTCGAGCGTTCGCGCCTGATGCTGATGCTGGTGGCGGTGGTATTAACCGCCGCGGCCACCGCTATCGCCGGGCCGATCTCCTTTATTGCGCTGGTGGCGCCGCACATCGCCCGCCGCCTGAGCGGTACCGCCCGCTGGGGGTTAACCCAGTCGGCGCTGTGCGGATCGCTCTTGCTGCTGGCGGCGGATCTCTGCGCCCGGCGGCTGTTTATGCCCTATCAACTTCCGGTGGGGGTGGTGACCGTCAGCCTGGGCGGCATCTACCTCATCGTCTTGCTTGTTCAGGAGTCCCGCAAGAAATGA
- the fepD gene encoding Fe(3+)-siderophore ABC transporter permease translates to MSYSLSASRAVAVPGLLLLLTLAIALSLLVGAKPLPFSVVVDALSATCQSADCTIVRDARLPRTLAGLLAGAALGLAGALMQTLTRNPLADPGILGVNAGASFAIVLGAALFGFSSPGEQLVMALCGAFAASLLVAFTGSQGGGQLSPVRLTLAGVALGAVLEGLSNGIALLNPDVYDQLRFWQAGSLDIRTLQTLQVVSVPVLIAAAVALLLSRALNSLSLGSDTATALGSRVARTQLLGLLTITVLCGSATAVVGPIAFIGLMMPHMARWLVGADHRWSLPVTLLATPALLLFADILGRLLVPGELRVSVVSAFIGAPVLIFLVRRKRGGGV, encoded by the coding sequence ATGTCGTACTCCCTTTCCGCGTCACGCGCCGTTGCCGTGCCCGGCTTACTGTTACTGCTCACGCTGGCGATTGCCCTCAGCCTGTTGGTGGGTGCCAAACCGCTGCCCTTTTCGGTGGTGGTGGATGCCCTCTCCGCCACCTGTCAAAGCGCCGACTGCACCATCGTGCGGGATGCCCGCCTGCCGCGCACCCTGGCCGGCCTGCTGGCCGGTGCTGCCCTCGGTCTCGCCGGGGCGTTGATGCAGACCCTGACCCGCAACCCGCTGGCTGACCCCGGTATTCTCGGCGTTAACGCCGGAGCGAGCTTCGCCATCGTGCTGGGCGCGGCGCTGTTTGGCTTTTCCTCTCCCGGCGAACAGCTGGTGATGGCGCTGTGCGGCGCCTTTGCCGCCTCCCTGCTGGTGGCCTTTACCGGCAGCCAGGGCGGCGGCCAGCTCAGCCCGGTGCGCCTGACGCTCGCGGGCGTGGCCCTCGGCGCGGTGCTGGAGGGGCTCTCCAACGGCATCGCCCTGCTCAACCCGGACGTTTACGACCAGCTGCGCTTCTGGCAGGCGGGCTCTCTGGATATCCGCACCCTGCAAACGTTGCAGGTGGTGAGCGTGCCGGTACTGATCGCCGCCGCCGTGGCGCTGCTGTTAAGCCGGGCGCTCAACAGCCTGAGCCTCGGGAGCGACACCGCTACCGCGCTCGGCAGCCGGGTGGCGCGCACTCAGCTTCTGGGATTACTGACCATCACCGTATTGTGCGGAAGCGCCACGGCGGTGGTGGGCCCCATCGCCTTTATCGGCCTGATGATGCCGCACATGGCCCGCTGGCTGGTGGGGGCCGATCACCGCTGGTCCTTGCCGGTAACGCTGCTTGCCACCCCTGCCCTGCTGCTGTTTGCCGATATCCTCGGTCGCCTTCTGGTACCGGGCGAGCTGCGGGTATCCGTGGTCAGCGCCTTTATCGGCGCGCCGGTGCTGATCTTCCTGGTGCGTCGCAAGCGCGGAGGTGGAGTGTGA
- the entS gene encoding enterobactin transporter EntS produces MTRQSWLLNLSLLKTHPAFRAVFIARFISILSLGLLGVAVPVQIQMMTHSSWLVGLSVTLTGGAMFIGLMVGGVLADRYERKKLILLARGTCGVGFVGLCLNALLPEPSLIAIYALGLWDGFFASLGVTALLAATPALVGRENLMQAGAITMLTVRLGSVISPMVGGLLLGTGNVAWNYGLAAAGTFITTLTLLRLPLLPPPPQPREHPLKSLLAAIRFLFSNPLIGGIALLGGLLTMASAVRVLYPALAIAWQMSVSQIGLLYAAIPLGAAFGALTSGNLAQSARPGLIMLLATLASFIAIGFFSLMPVWGLGVICLALFGWLSAVSSLLQYTLIQTQTPEAMLGRINGLWTAQNVTGDAIGAAILGGLGAIMTPVAAASSSGFVLAIVGAILLVVLAELRRFRQEIATV; encoded by the coding sequence ATGACCCGACAATCCTGGCTGCTCAATCTGAGTTTGCTGAAGACCCATCCGGCGTTTCGTGCTGTTTTTATTGCCCGTTTTATCTCTATTTTATCCCTTGGCCTGCTCGGCGTGGCCGTCCCGGTACAAATCCAGATGATGACCCACTCCAGCTGGCTGGTGGGGCTCTCCGTTACCCTCACCGGCGGGGCGATGTTTATCGGCCTGATGGTGGGCGGAGTGCTGGCGGATCGCTACGAGCGTAAGAAGCTGATTCTGCTGGCCCGCGGCACCTGCGGGGTGGGCTTTGTCGGCCTCTGTCTGAACGCGCTGCTGCCGGAGCCGTCATTAATTGCCATCTATGCCCTCGGTCTGTGGGATGGCTTTTTTGCATCATTAGGGGTGACGGCGTTGCTGGCGGCGACACCTGCGCTGGTGGGGCGTGAGAACCTGATGCAGGCGGGAGCCATCACCATGCTCACCGTGCGTCTGGGATCGGTGATCTCGCCGATGGTCGGCGGCCTGCTGCTCGGCACCGGGAACGTGGCCTGGAACTACGGCCTGGCGGCGGCGGGCACCTTTATCACCACCTTAACCCTGCTGCGGTTGCCGCTGCTGCCGCCTCCGCCCCAGCCGCGCGAGCATCCGCTTAAGTCGCTGCTGGCGGCGATCCGCTTTCTATTCAGCAATCCGCTGATCGGTGGCATCGCCCTGCTGGGCGGGCTGTTGACGATGGCGAGCGCGGTGCGGGTGCTCTATCCGGCGCTGGCGATTGCGTGGCAGATGAGCGTGTCGCAGATTGGCCTGCTCTATGCCGCCATCCCGCTGGGTGCAGCCTTTGGCGCCCTCACCAGCGGCAATCTGGCGCAGAGTGCCCGTCCGGGGCTGATTATGCTGCTGGCGACCCTGGCCTCGTTTATCGCCATCGGCTTCTTCAGCCTGATGCCGGTCTGGGGGCTGGGGGTGATCTGCCTGGCGCTGTTTGGCTGGCTGAGCGCGGTGAGTTCGCTGCTGCAATACACCCTGATCCAGACTCAGACCCCGGAGGCGATGCTCGGACGGATCAACGGCTTGTGGACGGCGCAAAACGTCACCGGCGATGCGATTGGTGCCGCCATTCTCGGCGGGCTGGGGGCGATCATGACCCCGGTAGCGGCGGCGAGCAGCAGCGGGTTTGTGCTGGCGATAGTGGGGGCGATATTGCTGGTGGTGCTGGCGGAGCTACGCCGGTTCCGGCAGGAGATTGCCACGGTTTAA
- the fepB gene encoding Fe2+-enterobactin ABC transporter substrate-binding protein, which yields MKLRAYCRNTLLFISLLFSGLTSAVAADWPRQVTDSRGTHTLESKPTRIVSTSVTLTGSLLAIDAPVVASGATTPNNRVADDQGFLRQWGEIAKERKLARLYIGEPSAEAVAAQMPDLILISATGGDSAVALYDQLSAIAPTLIINYDDKSWQALLTQLGTITGQEQQAAARIAEFDKQLARVKQQMKLPPQPVNAIVYTAAAHSANLWTTESAQGKLLQQLGFSLAPLPAGLNPSQSQGKRHDIVQLGGENLAAGLNGEGLFLFAGDGKDVEAIYANPLLAHLPAVQNKRVWALGTETFRLDYFSATRVLERLEALFK from the coding sequence GTGAAACTGCGCGCCTATTGCCGTAACACCCTGCTTTTTATCAGCCTTTTATTTTCAGGATTAACCTCAGCCGTCGCCGCCGACTGGCCGCGTCAGGTGACGGACAGCCGCGGAACGCACACCCTTGAGAGCAAACCGACGCGGATTGTCTCCACCAGCGTGACCCTCACCGGCTCCCTGCTGGCCATTGACGCCCCGGTGGTTGCCAGCGGCGCCACCACCCCGAATAACCGGGTGGCGGACGATCAGGGTTTCCTGCGCCAGTGGGGAGAGATCGCGAAAGAGCGTAAGCTGGCGCGGCTCTACATCGGCGAGCCGAGCGCAGAAGCGGTGGCCGCCCAGATGCCGGATCTGATCCTCATTAGCGCCACCGGGGGCGATTCCGCCGTCGCGCTCTACGATCAGCTCTCCGCCATCGCCCCGACGCTTATCATCAATTACGACGATAAAAGCTGGCAGGCGCTGCTGACCCAGTTGGGCACGATTACTGGCCAGGAGCAGCAGGCCGCGGCGCGGATTGCGGAATTTGATAAGCAGCTCGCCCGGGTGAAGCAGCAGATGAAGCTGCCGCCGCAGCCGGTGAATGCCATCGTCTACACCGCTGCCGCCCACAGCGCCAACCTCTGGACCACCGAATCGGCGCAGGGCAAGCTGCTGCAACAGCTCGGCTTCTCTCTTGCCCCCCTGCCCGCCGGGTTGAATCCGTCCCAGAGCCAGGGCAAGCGCCACGATATTGTGCAGTTAGGGGGTGAAAACCTGGCCGCCGGACTGAACGGCGAAGGGCTGTTCCTGTTTGCCGGGGATGGGAAGGATGTGGAGGCGATCTACGCCAACCCCCTGCTGGCCCATCTGCCGGCGGTGCAGAACAAACGCGTCTGGGCGCTGGGGACGGAGACCTTCCGTCTGGATTATTTCAGCGCCACTCGGGTGCTGGAGCGGTTAGAGGCCTTATTTAAATAG
- the entC gene encoding isochorismate synthase EntC, whose product MDTSLAEDVQHTATRLQKESFFFMSPYRSFTTSGCFARFSTPAVGGDDPASPFQQQLKQAFANAKAAGISNPVMVGAIPFDTRQPSSLFIPELWQSFARPARQQAARYAARTSPLTVKSRTEIPAQLAFEEMVARAAVLTATPRVNKVVLSRLIDIATEEKLDSGALLEKLIAQNPASFNFHVPLEDGGVLLGASPELLLRKEGAHFSSLPLAGSARRQPDDMLDREAGNKLLASEKDRHEHELVTQAMKAVLAPRSHRLTMPASPQLITTPTLWHLATPVEGEAREDENALTLACLLHPTPALSGFPHQAAKELIAELEPFDRELFGGIVGWCDSEGNGEWVVTIRCARIQANSVRLFAGAGIVPASSPVAEWRETGVKLTTMLNVFGLH is encoded by the coding sequence ATGGATACGTCACTGGCTGAGGATGTTCAGCACACCGCGACCCGGCTGCAAAAAGAGAGCTTCTTCTTTATGTCGCCCTATCGCAGTTTTACCACCTCTGGCTGCTTTGCCCGTTTTTCCACTCCCGCCGTTGGCGGCGACGATCCGGCAAGCCCATTCCAGCAGCAGCTGAAACAGGCCTTTGCCAATGCTAAAGCCGCTGGCATCAGCAACCCGGTGATGGTAGGGGCTATCCCCTTTGATACCCGCCAGCCGTCATCGCTGTTTATCCCGGAGCTGTGGCAATCATTTGCCCGCCCGGCGCGTCAGCAGGCTGCCCGCTATGCCGCCCGAACCTCACCGCTGACGGTCAAATCCCGCACCGAGATCCCGGCCCAGTTAGCCTTTGAAGAGATGGTGGCCCGCGCCGCCGTTTTGACCGCCACTCCGCGCGTCAACAAGGTAGTGCTGTCGCGCCTGATCGATATCGCAACCGAAGAGAAACTCGACAGCGGCGCGCTGCTGGAAAAACTGATCGCCCAGAACCCGGCCAGCTTTAATTTCCACGTCCCGCTGGAGGATGGCGGGGTGCTGCTCGGCGCCAGCCCGGAGCTGCTGCTGCGTAAAGAGGGGGCGCACTTCAGCTCCCTGCCGCTGGCCGGTTCCGCGCGTCGTCAACCGGATGACATGCTCGATCGCGAGGCGGGCAACAAGCTGCTGGCCTCGGAAAAAGATCGCCACGAACATGAGCTGGTCACCCAGGCGATGAAGGCGGTGCTGGCTCCGCGTAGCCATCGGCTGACCATGCCCGCCTCGCCGCAGCTCATCACCACCCCGACCCTGTGGCACCTCGCCACCCCGGTGGAAGGCGAAGCGCGTGAAGATGAGAACGCCCTGACCCTGGCCTGCCTGCTGCACCCGACCCCGGCATTGAGCGGCTTCCCGCACCAGGCGGCGAAGGAGCTGATTGCCGAGCTGGAGCCGTTTGACCGCGAGCTGTTCGGCGGCATCGTCGGCTGGTGCGACAGCGAAGGCAACGGCGAGTGGGTGGTGACCATCCGCTGCGCGCGTATTCAGGCCAACAGCGTACGTCTGTTTGCCGGTGCCGGGATTGTTCCGGCCTCTTCCCCGGTGGCCGAATGGCGTGAAACCGGCGTGAAGCTGACCACCATGCTCAACGTTTTTGGTTTGCATTAA
- the entE gene encoding (2,3-dihydroxybenzoyl)adenylate synthase EntE, protein MTLPFTRWPDEFARRYREKGYWQDLPLTDILTRHGDSDAWALVDGERRITYRQFQQSVNNLASALQAQGVQRGETALVQLGNVAEFYITFFALLQVGVAPVNALFSHQRSELNAYASQIEPALLIADRAHGLFAGDDFLNTFMEQHRSVRTVLLRGDGLEAAIARPAEHFIATPTPADEVAFFQLSGGSTGTPKLIPRTHNDYYYSIRRSNEICGITADTRYLNALPAAHNFAMSSPGSLGVFMAGGCVVLANDPSATLCFPLIEQHQITVTSLVPPAVSLWLQAISEGAGNAQLASLQLLQVGGARLSATLAARIPAEIGCQLQQVFGMAEGLVNYTALDDTPERIINTQGRPMCPDDEVWVADEHGNPLPRGEVGRLMTRGPYTFRGYYKSPEHNASAFDENGFYCSGDLIAIDEQGYITVQGREKDQINRGGEKIAAEEVENLLLRHEAVIHAALVSMEDSLLGEKSCAYLVVKQPLRAVEVRRFLREQGVAEFKLPDRVECLEALPLTPVGKVDKKQLRLWLVERARG, encoded by the coding sequence ATGACCCTTCCCTTTACCCGCTGGCCCGACGAATTTGCCCGCCGCTATCGTGAAAAAGGTTACTGGCAGGATCTGCCCCTGACGGACATTCTCACCCGCCACGGCGACAGCGACGCGTGGGCGTTAGTCGACGGCGAACGCCGCATCACGTACCGCCAGTTCCAGCAGTCCGTCAATAACCTGGCGTCTGCGTTGCAGGCGCAGGGCGTTCAGCGGGGCGAAACCGCCCTGGTGCAGCTGGGCAACGTCGCCGAGTTCTACATCACCTTTTTCGCCCTGTTGCAGGTGGGCGTGGCCCCGGTTAATGCCCTCTTCAGCCATCAGCGCAGCGAGCTGAACGCCTACGCCAGCCAGATTGAACCCGCGCTGCTGATTGCCGATCGCGCTCACGGTCTCTTTGCTGGCGACGACTTCCTCAACACCTTTATGGAACAGCACCGTTCCGTGCGCACGGTGCTGCTGCGTGGAGACGGGCTGGAGGCAGCGATTGCCCGCCCGGCGGAACATTTTATCGCCACTCCGACCCCGGCGGACGAAGTGGCGTTCTTCCAGCTTTCCGGCGGCAGCACCGGCACGCCGAAGCTGATCCCGCGCACCCACAACGACTATTACTACAGCATTCGTCGCAGCAACGAGATCTGCGGCATTACCGCGGATACCCGTTACCTGAACGCACTCCCGGCGGCGCATAACTTCGCGATGAGTTCCCCCGGCTCGCTGGGAGTCTTTATGGCCGGGGGCTGCGTGGTGCTGGCGAACGATCCGAGCGCCACGCTCTGTTTCCCGCTAATCGAACAACATCAGATCACCGTCACCTCGCTGGTGCCGCCTGCGGTCAGCCTGTGGTTACAGGCTATCAGCGAGGGGGCGGGCAATGCGCAGCTGGCATCCCTGCAACTGTTGCAGGTAGGCGGGGCGCGCCTTTCCGCCACCCTGGCCGCCCGTATTCCGGCTGAGATCGGCTGTCAGCTCCAGCAGGTGTTTGGCATGGCCGAAGGGCTGGTGAACTACACCGCGCTGGATGATACGCCGGAGCGCATCATCAATACCCAGGGCCGCCCGATGTGCCCGGATGATGAAGTGTGGGTGGCCGACGAGCACGGTAATCCGCTGCCGCGCGGCGAGGTGGGGCGCCTGATGACCCGCGGGCCGTACACCTTCCGCGGCTACTACAAGAGCCCGGAGCACAACGCCAGCGCCTTCGATGAGAACGGCTTTTACTGCTCCGGGGATCTGATCGCCATTGACGAGCAGGGCTACATCACCGTGCAGGGGCGTGAGAAAGATCAGATTAACCGCGGCGGTGAAAAAATTGCCGCCGAAGAGGTGGAAAACCTGCTCCTGCGCCACGAGGCGGTGATCCACGCCGCGCTGGTCAGCATGGAAGACAGCCTGCTGGGCGAGAAGAGCTGCGCGTATCTGGTGGTGAAACAGCCCCTGCGAGCGGTGGAGGTGCGCCGCTTCCTGCGCGAGCAGGGCGTCGCCGAATTTAAGCTGCCGGATCGCGTCGAGTGCCTGGAGGCACTGCCGCTGACGCCGGTAGGGAAAGTGGATAAAAAACAATTACGCCTGTGGCTGGTCGAACGGGCCCGGGGCTGA
- a CDS encoding isochorismatase: MAIPKLTGYALPGAADLPTNKVSWTMEPARAALLIHDMQEYFLNFWGENCPMMAQVVANIARLRDYCKQQGIPVYYTAQPKEQSDEDRALLNDMWGPGLTRSPEQQRIVAELTPDEADTVLVKWRYSAFHRSPLEQMLKESGRDQLIITGVYAHIGCMTTATDAFMRDIQPFFVADALADFTRDEHLMSLNYVAGRSGRVVTTDELLPSLPASKAALRELILPLLDESDEPMDDENLIDYGLDSVRMMALAARWRKVHGDIDFVMLAKNPTLDAWWALLSREVK; encoded by the coding sequence ATGGCAATTCCAAAATTAACCGGTTACGCGCTGCCGGGCGCGGCAGATCTGCCGACCAATAAAGTGAGCTGGACGATGGAGCCCGCGCGCGCCGCGCTGCTGATCCACGATATGCAGGAGTATTTCCTCAACTTCTGGGGCGAGAACTGCCCGATGATGGCGCAGGTGGTGGCGAACATCGCCCGGCTGCGTGACTACTGCAAACAGCAGGGGATCCCGGTCTACTACACCGCCCAGCCGAAAGAGCAGAGCGATGAGGACCGCGCCCTGCTGAACGACATGTGGGGGCCGGGCCTGACCCGCTCGCCGGAGCAGCAGCGCATCGTGGCTGAACTGACGCCGGACGAAGCCGACACCGTGCTAGTGAAGTGGCGCTACAGCGCGTTTCACCGCTCGCCGCTGGAGCAGATGCTTAAAGAGAGCGGCCGCGATCAGCTCATCATCACCGGCGTGTACGCCCATATCGGCTGCATGACCACCGCCACCGACGCCTTTATGCGCGACATTCAGCCGTTCTTCGTCGCCGATGCGCTGGCGGACTTCACCCGGGACGAGCACCTGATGTCGCTCAACTATGTGGCCGGTCGCTCCGGGCGCGTGGTGACTACCGACGAGCTGCTGCCCTCGCTGCCAGCCAGCAAAGCGGCGCTGCGCGAGCTCATCCTGCCTCTGCTGGATGAGTCCGACGAGCCGATGGATGATGAAAACCTGATCGACTACGGGCTGGATTCGGTGCGGATGATGGCCCTGGCGGCGCGCTGGCGCAAAGTGCATGGCGATATCGACTTTGTGATGCTGGCGAAAAACCCGACCCTTGATGCCTGGTGGGCGCTGCTCTCCCGCGAGGTGAAATGA
- the entA gene encoding 2,3-dihydro-2,3-dihydroxybenzoate dehydrogenase EntA, producing the protein MMLDFTGKTVWVTGAGKGIGYATARAFAAAGAEVTGFDVAFPQAEYPFATEVLDVADAQQVNAVFGRLLASLERLDVLVNAAGILRMGATDQLSQADWQQTFAVNVGGAFNLFQQTMGQFRRQQGGAIVTVASDAAHTPRIGMSAYGASKAALKSLALTVGLELAGSGVRSNLVSPGSTDTDMQRTLWKSDDAEQQRIRGFGEQFKLGIPLGKIARPEEIASTVLFLASDHASHITLQDIVVDGGSTLGA; encoded by the coding sequence ATGATGCTGGATTTCACGGGTAAAACCGTCTGGGTGACCGGGGCCGGAAAAGGCATCGGTTACGCCACGGCCCGGGCGTTTGCGGCGGCGGGCGCGGAGGTGACGGGCTTTGATGTCGCCTTCCCGCAGGCGGAATATCCCTTTGCCACCGAAGTGCTGGATGTGGCGGATGCGCAGCAGGTCAACGCGGTTTTCGGGCGTCTGCTGGCGAGCCTCGAGCGGCTTGATGTGCTGGTGAATGCCGCCGGTATTTTACGCATGGGCGCCACCGACCAGCTCTCACAGGCGGACTGGCAGCAGACCTTTGCGGTCAACGTGGGTGGAGCGTTCAACCTTTTTCAGCAGACGATGGGCCAGTTCCGTCGTCAGCAGGGCGGGGCGATTGTCACCGTGGCCTCCGACGCGGCCCATACGCCACGCATCGGCATGAGCGCTTACGGCGCCTCGAAAGCGGCGCTGAAAAGTCTGGCGCTCACCGTCGGCCTGGAGCTGGCGGGGAGCGGCGTGCGCTCTAACCTGGTCTCGCCGGGCTCCACCGATACCGACATGCAGCGCACCCTGTGGAAAAGCGACGATGCCGAGCAGCAGCGTATTCGCGGGTTTGGCGAGCAGTTCAAGCTCGGCATTCCGCTGGGTAAAATCGCCCGCCCAGAGGAGATCGCCAGCACCGTGCTGTTCCTCGCCTCCGACCACGCCAGCCACATCACGTTGCAGGATATCGTGGTGGACGGCGGCTCCACGCTGGGGGCCTAG
- the entH gene encoding proofreading thioesterase EntH, which produces MIWKRHLSLEALNATSLNTMVAHLGIVYTRLGDDTLEAEMPVDTRTHQPFGLLHGGASAALAETLGSMAGFLMTRDGQSVVGTELNATHHRAVAQGKVRGVCQPLHLGRTSQSWEIVVFDEQGRRCCTCRLSTMVLG; this is translated from the coding sequence ATGATCTGGAAACGTCATTTATCGCTGGAGGCGCTGAACGCTACCAGCCTGAACACGATGGTGGCGCATCTGGGGATCGTCTACACCCGGCTGGGAGATGACACCCTGGAGGCCGAAATGCCGGTAGATACGCGCACTCATCAGCCGTTTGGTTTACTGCACGGCGGCGCGTCGGCGGCGCTGGCGGAGACCCTGGGGTCGATGGCTGGCTTCCTGATGACCCGCGACGGGCAGAGCGTGGTGGGCACGGAGCTGAACGCCACCCATCACCGGGCGGTGGCGCAGGGCAAGGTGCGCGGGGTGTGTCAGCCGCTGCACCTCGGGCGCACCAGCCAGAGCTGGGAGATTGTGGTGTTTGACGAGCAGGGACGGCGCTGCTGTACCTGCCGGTTGAGTACGATGGTGTTGGGGTAG